CCAAATCACAGAATTAGACTATTGTAACCGTCACTCAAGAATTACCCAAGAATGATAACAAGCTAGTAGATGTAGATAATTTATATAGtgtgattaattaaatgatattGAATGGTAATTTGAAACAACTTAATTATTGTTTTTGtataacataaaattaatttattgaatatgaacAAATTATTTGATAGAGGAATTATTGATCATGATTGGACAGAAAACGCGGTTGCATCAACAATCCCATTTGCAATCCTATGCGGGAATCCGCGTTGAATAAATACACGTATTATAATGATAATGCAATTCAACCAATTCAACTACCCAAAACACACTAAAGTCGTGTAAGCCACAAACTTTTAACCACCCTACAGCCCACGCCGGCCAAACTCAACTTTGTCCTACAAATAAAGCACCAATGCTTTAAATGCGTATTTGTCAAAATTCTCATGACTAGCATTTAAGTAGAGTATAAGAAATTAGTATAGGAAAACTAATAAATAAAatggaaaatataaaaaatttcaatcaaACTAAAGATTATTGAGTTCTCACAATGTTTCCCAATTATTGCTTTCAAATTAAATTTGTATCGGATTTCAGATTCTTATGCTATAAATCAGCATTaatcagatttgatattggcaTATTACGATAATATCTTTTATTCGATTTTATTGTGATTTCATCAATCAAATCCATACTCAAAAATATAATGTGAATGAATAAGTTTTCTCTATctgaattttgaatttctttTCCATCAATTCATGGAGGCATATGCATATTAAATCATGAACGATAGGAATTTTTCTGCGATTTTACAGCTTCGAATTATAAGCTTAATTCATCAATCTTTTTCATTCATGAGAAAAAAACTAGTTAAAacagaaaaagaagaaaagcgATAGGCCCTAACAAACTAGAAGCTAGTGCTTATAGAAACTGAAACTAAAGAGTCAGAATATTTACGTGCATTCATCTCGAGGATCTGGTCATCATCTTTTTGAATTCCTCGAAATCAACGCATCCATCGCCGTCGACATCGAAGGATCCGATCATCCTCCTGCAGTCCTTGAGCGAGCACTTCTCTCCAAGGCCACGGAGCACCGTGTGCAACTCCTTGGCGGAGATCTTGCCGTTCTTATCCTGGTCGTACAGATCAAACGCCTCCCTCAACTCCTTGTTACTGTCGCCGCCGACGCAGTGAAAGGCTTTGAACTCGTTCAAGTCTATGAAGCCATCTCCGTCGATATCTAACTCAGACATTATACGCGCCACCTCGTCCTCGGTTGTTCTGGAATCGAGGCCATTGAGCACCGAGCCGAGCTCCGATGGAGAAATCTTTCCGTCGCCGTTGGTGTCGAATTTCTTGAAAACTTGGCGTAATTCTTCATCTCTGGTTAGCGGAGCTGATTTCTCCATTATCGATTGTGGAGAGAATCGAACAAATTTTCTGGGAAGAAAAAGTGGAGAGAAGTTAATAAAAAGAGATCTTCTGTCGAAGTGGGTATTTATATTGAGGGTTTAACGCGGTTTGAATAATACGCGTTTAGAGGAATAAAGGTTTTTGTTTGCTTGTTTCCTTATCAACGAATACTTTCATATAGAGTAGAATTCTACttgtatggatttcattttttttaattaatttattttatttccttttaatctataaatttaaaggcttttaatttttattattgcatcacatacattcgtGTGATTTTTAAGACTGTTTTATGGATCAATTTTGTGACTCaaataattaatgaaaaatcagattttatactaaaaatattaatttttattttacgcATGGATCGAAGTTTCACGAAAATAGATCTCTTCGCCGATAGAGATCTACGTTCTATCATGTAAATGTATCTTTTCCTTTATTTAAAAAGATATTCCTCAACTTTTTATTTATGAGCACACGTCAAGTCTGGTTCATGGTTCGATGCAATGCACGGATAGTTCGGTCATATATCTTAGAACgcagattttttaaaaaagataaaATGTATTGTGGTAACTGCTCATATCAGATCCGAGATCTGGCCAATCTAAACCGGAATTAGTCATGTATCGGAGCGGTTCCGTGGTTTTAACCATGAAATTGTAACCAATTTCGGACCGGTTCTGATTTTTTGGGTTCGGAAGTGCATGTGTACTCTAAGCCACGGTTTGATTCGAACAATGATAATGCATGATGTATAATAATAAATGGGTCTTGATTAAACATGGTATCAAActtaaataatcattttatatTTGCACTAAACAGTGTCTTAGTAAACTTACAATTTGAGAACAATATCATCGCTACAGTATAAGACATATAGCATGGAGATAAGCATAGCCGTACATGTGATTCACAGGGCCTGAAGcgatatgttaaaaaaaatcttgttgtgATAAATAACCGTAAAGCTCAGTttgtaaattaaaaataatcaaacaatagatataaagaaaatataatttacgaGTTATATATTTATCTATTTGTGATTTTTTTCTTCGTGCGCTACAACTTCAACATAGTTATAACGTAATGCAGTGTCATATGAACAAttatattgaaaaaaaattgaaattgacAAAAATCTTAAGAAATGTTGTTAAAATTGAAAGTGAGGTCAATTGAAAGTGAACACGAGAAAGCTAAAGTTTGGACGTTACCAAAGTCAGGTAATACAGATGCAGAATTAGAAATGGGTTTGGCTTTTCCTACctgctaatattattattattattattactagaAATGGGTTTGGCTTTTCCTACctgctattattattattattagtattattatataataaaaatatatttgaattcaTGTCTTACTTGTTATATTATTTACACAAAATATAATAGATTTTAAACGATGTTATTATTAAGTGAATTTGAAATACATCTTAATTAACATGAAACTCTATATAAATATGTATgcaggcaaaaacttgtgtgagacgatctcatgagtCATACTTGTGAGATGAATCTCTTTTTTATTGTGATGTGAATATCGCTAGGGTTGattcatctcacagataaatattcgtgagaccgtcttacaaaagACATACTCAAACATACAAGAGGTGAATTTGATGTTCATGGTTTTGTTTCtctaaaataacaaaaacatatttaaataaatttgaaattcattaatCCAAATAGTTTTAATTTATTTGAGTCGATAATTGTAAAGCCCAAGAtgttatcaattttatgagaccccgaaaagaaaatattatggatgacatttttgtaattaagtgtaaaatatttaatttaaatttgatggcaattttgtaattaagtggaaaaatatttgatttaaatttgatggcaatttcgtaattattgagtgctgaattgcaaatagtgaagaattcagAGACTAAAGTGCAATTAGTTGGATTGGGTGGGACACTTGTCCTCACCATGCatatataaaatgttaaatCTTCATTCTTTCGTATCAAAGGAAAAGTTTCAGGGAATCCCAAGTTCATTTCTTCTTTTAGAAATTTGATTGTGCGGTATCCGTTTATCAGAATTTCGATCTTAACACATTTCTGAGATCCTTTCGTCGATAGctactacaggacgtaagtttta
This sequence is a window from Primulina tabacum isolate GXHZ01 chromosome 17, ASM2559414v2, whole genome shotgun sequence. Protein-coding genes within it:
- the LOC142531882 gene encoding putative calcium-binding protein CML18, coding for MEKSAPLTRDEELRQVFKKFDTNGDGKISPSELGSVLNGLDSRTTEDEVARIMSELDIDGDGFIDLNEFKAFHCVGGDSNKELREAFDLYDQDKNGKISAKELHTVLRGLGEKCSLKDCRRMIGSFDVDGDGCVDFEEFKKMMTRSSR